In Uranotaenia lowii strain MFRU-FL chromosome 2, ASM2978415v1, whole genome shotgun sequence, one genomic interval encodes:
- the LOC129747859 gene encoding E3 ubiquitin-protein ligase AMFR-like, whose amino-acid sequence MLLWANVFLSLASLVIIVQFRCLNNEIQRKFKKHRNYPWVLENMENSCPLATAEDLNSDNCVICWEKMETARNLPCSHLCHNSCLQSWLERDTSWPTCQLGLSVNNANVANILQNEIRIDDPEPVDGLDRDEL is encoded by the exons ATGCTGCTGTGGGCAAATGTGTTCCTTTCGTTGGCCAGCCTGGTGATCATCGTGCAGTTCCGCTGTCTGAACAACGAGATACAAAGGAAGTTCAAGAAGCACCGTAACTACCCGTGGGTGCtagaaaacatggaaaatagcTGTCCCCTAGCGACGGCCGAAGATCTGAATTCTGACAACTGTGTCATATGCTGGGAGAAGATGGAAACCGCCCGGAATCTGCCCTGTTCGCATCTGTGTCATAA ctCATGCCTTCAATCTTGGTTGGAACGGGACACCAGTTGGCCGACGTGTCAGCTCGGGTTAAGCGTTAACAATGCCAATGTGGCCAATATTTTGCAGAATGAAATCCGCATCGATGACCCGGAACCGGTTGACGGGTTGGACCGGGACGAACTGTAA